The Streptococcus sp. S5 genome contains a region encoding:
- a CDS encoding ROK family protein, giving the protein MNPYVVIDIGGTSIKYGLADAKGQLLETHEMPTEAQKGGPHILNTTKEIVARYLKKHPLAGVAISSAGMVDPDKGEIFYAGPQIPNYAGTQFKKEIEETFQIPCEIENDVNCAGLAEVTTGHAKGSNNAVCLTIGTGIGGCLLLDGQVFHGFSNSACEVGYLHLPDGAFQDLASTTALVEYVAEHHGDPVEQWNGRRIFKQATEGDKICMAGIDRMVAYLGKGLANIAYVVNPEVIVLGGGIMAQEAILKPKIYQALCAELVPSLADKIRLEFAHHQNAAGMLGAYYHFRQKHET; this is encoded by the coding sequence ATGAATCCATATGTTGTAATTGATATCGGAGGGACCAGTATCAAGTATGGTCTAGCCGATGCAAAAGGGCAACTCCTAGAGACCCATGAAATGCCAACGGAGGCCCAAAAAGGAGGACCTCACATTCTTAACACAACAAAGGAAATCGTAGCCCGTTATTTGAAGAAGCATCCCTTGGCAGGGGTTGCGATTTCTTCGGCCGGAATGGTCGATCCTGATAAGGGAGAAATCTTTTATGCTGGCCCACAAATTCCCAACTATGCAGGCACCCAATTCAAAAAGGAAATCGAAGAGACCTTTCAGATCCCTTGCGAGATTGAAAATGATGTCAACTGTGCTGGTCTCGCAGAGGTCACTACAGGCCATGCAAAAGGATCGAACAATGCTGTTTGCCTGACAATTGGGACGGGGATCGGCGGTTGCCTCTTGCTGGATGGTCAGGTCTTTCATGGTTTTAGCAATTCAGCCTGTGAGGTTGGCTATCTTCATTTGCCAGACGGTGCCTTTCAGGATCTAGCTTCAACGACGGCTTTGGTCGAGTACGTGGCAGAACATCATGGTGATCCTGTGGAACAGTGGAATGGTCGCCGGATCTTCAAGCAGGCAACGGAGGGAGATAAAATCTGTATGGCTGGAATTGATCGGATGGTGGCCTATCTCGGAAAAGGACTGGCCAATATCGCCTATGTGGTCAATCCAGAGGTCATCGTTCTTGGAGGGGGGATTATGGCTCAGGAAGCCATCCTCAAGCCAAAAATCTATCAAGCCCTGTGTGCCGAACTGGTTCCTAGCCTAGCAGATAAGATCCGTTTGGAATTTGCCCACCATCAAAACGCCGCAGGTATGTTGGGGGCTTACTATCACTTTAGACAAAAACATGAAACATAA
- a CDS encoding dihydrodipicolinate synthase family protein, with amino-acid sequence MSDLKKYEGVIPAFYACYDDQGEISPERVRALVEYFIAKGVQGLYVNGSSGECIYQSVADRKLVLEEVMAVAKGKLTIIAHVACNNTKDSVELARHAEELGVDAIAAIPPIYFRLPEYGVAHYWNEISAAAPHTDFVIYNIPQLAGIALTPSLYKEMLKNPRVIGVKNSSMPVQDIQTFASLGGNDHIVFNGPDEQFLGGRLMGAHAGIGGTYGAMPELFLKLNQLIAEKDLETARALQFAINDIIGVLTSAHGNMYAVIKAVLRINEGLDLGSVRSPLTPVVEADQEVIQRAAQLIQDTKARFL; translated from the coding sequence ATGTCAGATTTAAAAAAATATGAAGGAGTCATCCCTGCTTTTTATGCCTGCTATGATGACCAAGGGGAAATTAGCCCGGAGCGGGTGCGTGCTCTCGTAGAATATTTTATCGCGAAAGGTGTGCAGGGCTTGTATGTCAACGGATCCTCTGGCGAATGTATCTACCAGAGCGTGGCCGATCGCAAGCTAGTCTTGGAAGAAGTGATGGCAGTAGCTAAAGGAAAATTGACCATCATCGCTCACGTAGCCTGCAACAACACCAAGGATAGCGTGGAATTGGCACGACATGCGGAAGAACTAGGAGTGGATGCCATTGCGGCCATTCCGCCGATCTATTTCCGCTTGCCAGAATACGGTGTGGCCCACTACTGGAATGAAATCAGTGCAGCTGCACCCCATACAGACTTTGTCATCTACAATATCCCGCAATTGGCTGGGATAGCTTTGACACCGAGTCTTTACAAGGAAATGTTGAAAAATCCACGGGTGATTGGGGTGAAAAATTCTTCGATGCCTGTTCAGGACATTCAAACCTTTGCTTCTTTAGGAGGCAACGACCACATTGTCTTTAACGGCCCAGATGAACAATTCTTAGGTGGCCGTCTCATGGGAGCGCATGCTGGAATCGGTGGCACCTATGGTGCGATGCCAGAACTCTTCTTGAAGCTCAATCAGCTGATTGCTGAGAAAGACTTGGAGACTGCGCGTGCCCTACAGTTTGCCATCAATGACATTATCGGAGTCTTGACGTCTGCTCATGGCAATATGTATGCAGTCATCAAAGCGGTTTTGCGCATCAATGAAGGTTTGGACTTGGGATCTGTTCGCTCCCCTTTGACGCCAGTAGTAGAAGCGGATCAAGAAGTGATTCAACGTGCTGCTCAACTCATTCAGGACACAAAAGCCAGATTCCTTTGA
- a CDS encoding carbohydrate ABC transporter permease, with product MKRRTNVLLDIGSHVILVISTIIAIFPLVWILLSSVKGKGELTQFPTRFWPKQFTLDYFTHVINDLHFINNIKNSLLIALTTTVIAIIISAMAAYGIVRFFPKLGAIMSRLLVITYIFPPILLAIPYSIAIAKVGLTNSLIGLMIVYLSFSVPYAVWLLVGFFQTVPIGIEEAAKIDGANKFVTFYKVVLPIVAPGIVATAIYTFINAWNEFLYALILINDTSKMTVAVALRSLNGSEILDWGDMMAASVIVVLPSIIFFSIIQNKIASGLSEGSVK from the coding sequence ATGAAGAGAAGAACAAATGTACTCCTTGATATTGGATCCCATGTTATTTTAGTTATTTCAACTATTATTGCAATTTTTCCTTTAGTTTGGATCCTCCTATCTTCTGTAAAAGGCAAAGGTGAATTAACCCAATTTCCAACAAGATTTTGGCCTAAACAGTTTACTCTAGATTATTTTACGCATGTCATTAATGATCTACATTTTATAAATAATATAAAAAATAGCCTGTTAATCGCATTAACGACAACAGTTATCGCTATTATCATTTCTGCAATGGCTGCTTATGGTATTGTTCGATTCTTTCCAAAATTAGGGGCGATCATGTCCCGGTTGCTAGTCATTACCTATATCTTCCCTCCGATCTTGTTGGCAATTCCTTATTCTATTGCCATTGCAAAAGTTGGATTAACCAATAGTTTAATTGGTTTAATGATTGTTTATCTTTCGTTTAGTGTCCCTTATGCAGTGTGGTTGTTAGTAGGATTCTTCCAAACAGTTCCGATTGGAATCGAGGAAGCAGCAAAAATAGATGGTGCGAATAAATTTGTTACCTTCTATAAAGTGGTGTTACCAATTGTTGCACCAGGGATTGTTGCCACAGCCATCTATACCTTTATCAATGCATGGAATGAATTCCTTTATGCATTGATCTTGATCAACGATACAAGTAAGATGACGGTTGCGGTGGCTTTGCGTTCATTAAATGGTTCGGAAATACTGGATTGGGGAGATATGATGGCGGCATCCGTAATTGTGGTATTGCCTTCAATCATCTTCTTCTCAATTATCCAAAATAAAATCGCAAGTGGTCTTTCTGAAGGATCCGTAAAATAG
- a CDS encoding carbohydrate ABC transporter permease has protein sequence MVKNRNLTRWVFVLPAIIIVGLLFVYPFFSSIYFSFTNKHLIMPRYKFVGLANYKAVLSDPNFYNAFFNSLKWTVFSLVGQVLVGFVLALALHRVRRFKKLYRTLLIVPWAFPTIVIAFSWQWILNGVYGYLPNLIVKLGLMNHVPGFLTESTWAFICLVFINIWFGAPMIMVNVLSALQTVPEEQFEAARIDGASSWQVFRFVILPHIKVVVGLLVVLRTVWIFNNFDIIYLITGGGPSNATTTLPIFAYNLGWGTKLLGRASAVTVLLFIFLLAVCFIYFGVISKWEKEGRK, from the coding sequence CTATTATTTGTTTACCCATTTTTCTCCAGCATTTATTTTAGCTTTACAAACAAACATTTGATCATGCCGCGGTATAAATTTGTAGGATTAGCAAACTATAAAGCAGTTTTATCGGACCCTAATTTCTACAATGCCTTCTTCAACTCCCTTAAATGGACAGTCTTTTCTCTTGTGGGACAAGTGCTTGTTGGTTTTGTATTAGCACTTGCATTGCATAGAGTTAGACGTTTTAAGAAGTTATATAGGACATTGTTGATTGTTCCTTGGGCGTTCCCAACTATTGTCATTGCCTTTTCTTGGCAATGGATCTTAAATGGAGTATATGGTTATCTACCTAACTTGATTGTGAAATTAGGACTGATGAATCACGTCCCTGGATTTTTGACAGAAAGTACGTGGGCTTTCATCTGTTTAGTGTTTATTAATATTTGGTTTGGTGCCCCTATGATCATGGTCAATGTTCTATCTGCCTTACAAACGGTTCCGGAAGAACAGTTTGAAGCCGCTAGGATAGACGGAGCTTCCAGTTGGCAAGTTTTTCGATTTGTAATTTTACCTCATATTAAAGTAGTCGTAGGATTACTTGTTGTACTGAGAACAGTATGGATCTTTAATAACTTTGATATTATTTATCTGATTACTGGTGGTGGCCCTTCAAACGCAACAACAACATTGCCAATATTTGCATATAATCTCGGTTGGGGAACAAAACTTCTTGGGCGTGCCTCAGCGGTAACAGTCTTGCTATTTATTTTCTTATTGGCAGTATGTTTCATTTACTTTGGAGTTATCAGTAAATGGGAGAAGGAGGGTAGAAAATGA
- a CDS encoding MurR/RpiR family transcriptional regulator yields MKQDQDLRAIIASHEAELTDMERDIAQYFLSSEARQHSLSSSRVTELLHVSKAALTRFSQKCGFSGYREFVYHFNEETKNQKQVQEHDELTLSVLQRYHHISNVTESLVKDSQLDRVAELIDQLDRVYFFGIGSSGLVAREMKLRFMRLGVVCEALTDQDGFAWTTSILDSSCLVIGFSLSGGTNSITDSLLDAKEKGAKTVLVTANPAAIHQGFTEVLPAAPLPSSTYIDRISAILPLLIVVDLIYAHFLNKSREQKEIVFNSYWENKKLSNQRSRKS; encoded by the coding sequence GTGAAACAAGATCAAGATTTACGCGCTATTATCGCCAGCCATGAAGCTGAGTTAACAGATATGGAACGCGACATTGCCCAATATTTTTTATCATCCGAAGCACGACAGCACTCCCTGTCCTCTTCTCGTGTAACTGAGTTACTCCATGTCTCAAAGGCAGCTTTGACGCGTTTCTCTCAAAAATGTGGTTTTTCCGGCTATCGGGAATTTGTCTATCACTTTAACGAAGAAACCAAAAATCAAAAACAGGTGCAAGAGCATGACGAGCTGACGCTGAGCGTCTTGCAACGCTACCACCATATCAGTAACGTCACTGAAAGTCTGGTAAAAGATTCCCAATTAGATCGGGTAGCTGAACTAATCGATCAACTAGACCGAGTCTATTTCTTCGGGATCGGTAGTTCCGGTTTAGTTGCTCGAGAAATGAAATTGCGCTTTATGCGACTAGGCGTCGTTTGTGAAGCCCTGACTGATCAAGACGGCTTTGCCTGGACGACCAGTATTCTCGATTCCTCTTGTTTAGTCATCGGTTTCTCATTGTCAGGAGGCACCAACTCCATTACAGATAGTCTCCTGGACGCCAAAGAAAAAGGGGCTAAAACGGTTCTTGTGACCGCTAACCCGGCTGCCATCCACCAAGGATTCACAGAAGTGTTACCGGCCGCACCTCTTCCTAGTAGTACCTATATCGATCGAATCTCCGCCATTTTACCACTCCTCATTGTGGTCGATTTGATCTATGCTCATTTCCTTAATAAAAGTCGAGAACAAAAGGAAATTGTCTTTAATAGCTACTGGGAAAACAAAAAACTTTCTAATCAACGTTCTCGAAAATCTTAA
- a CDS encoding Gfo/Idh/MocA family protein, whose translation MVVNYGVVGTGYFGAELARYMKENEGAVITVVYDPENAEAVAEELGARVASSLDELVQSDDVDCVIVASPNNLHKEPVIKAAQNGKNVFCEKPIALSYEDCKEMVETCKENGVIFMAGHIMNFFNGVHHAKELINQGVIGDVLYCHTARNGWEEQQPSISWKKIREKSGGHLYHHIHELDCVQFLMGGIPETVTMTGGNVAHQGENFGDEDDMIFVNMEFPGKRFALLEWGSAYRWGEHYVLIQGTKGAIKLDLFNCKGTLKVDGKETYFLIHESQEEDDDRTRIYHSTEMDGAIAYGKPGKRTPLWLSSVIDKEMKYLHDIMNGAPVSKEFEKLLTGEAALEAIASADACTRSINEDRKVKLSEIMS comes from the coding sequence ATGGTTGTAAATTATGGTGTTGTCGGAACAGGATACTTTGGTGCTGAATTGGCAAGATATATGAAAGAAAATGAAGGTGCAGTAATTACAGTTGTGTATGATCCAGAAAATGCAGAAGCTGTAGCAGAAGAATTAGGAGCACGAGTGGCTTCGTCACTAGATGAATTGGTTCAAAGTGACGATGTGGATTGTGTGATCGTGGCTTCTCCTAATAATTTGCATAAAGAACCCGTGATTAAAGCTGCTCAGAATGGAAAAAATGTATTTTGTGAAAAACCGATTGCTTTATCATATGAAGATTGTAAAGAGATGGTAGAAACATGTAAAGAAAATGGTGTGATTTTCATGGCTGGTCATATTATGAATTTCTTTAATGGTGTCCATCATGCTAAAGAATTGATCAACCAAGGAGTTATTGGAGATGTTTTGTACTGTCATACAGCTAGAAATGGCTGGGAAGAACAACAACCATCCATTTCATGGAAAAAAATTCGTGAAAAATCAGGAGGACATCTTTACCACCATATTCATGAGTTGGATTGCGTTCAATTTTTAATGGGAGGTATTCCTGAAACAGTTACGATGACAGGCGGAAATGTTGCTCACCAAGGGGAAAACTTTGGCGATGAAGATGATATGATTTTTGTCAATATGGAATTCCCTGGTAAGCGATTTGCTTTGCTTGAATGGGGCTCTGCCTATCGTTGGGGGGAACACTATGTTCTGATTCAGGGAACGAAAGGTGCTATAAAATTAGATTTATTTAATTGTAAAGGTACTCTGAAAGTAGACGGAAAAGAAACTTATTTCTTAATCCATGAATCTCAGGAAGAGGATGATGACCGTACAAGAATTTATCATAGCACTGAGATGGATGGTGCCATTGCTTATGGTAAACCAGGGAAACGAACTCCATTATGGCTATCTTCTGTTATTGATAAAGAAATGAAATATCTTCATGACATAATGAATGGTGCTCCTGTATCAAAAGAATTTGAAAAACTATTAACCGGAGAAGCGGCGTTGGAAGCAATTGCATCTGCTGATGCTTGTACTCGTTCCATTAATGAGGATCGAAAAGTTAAATTATCAGAGATCATGAGTTAA
- a CDS encoding V-type ATP synthase subunit I, with protein sequence MAVSQMKKLSLILSKDDLDSLLLALQSEAKIQIYDLSEQEEWQAAFEANTLSQPLTEENRQVLVELQKRQEQVEKMIQTLEPYIPEKKALQALKEEPLSLSFDDLQAHGMIRDEELLLTKLKRQLRVLDKARQKIADAKGEIERLEKWRPLEVTPTALATFHYVHGLIGTIPNSDTDAVRSSLKAHPELELEEVFTSETEHGYVILYRSGDRVAVQELLEDHGFKELDYEEEQVPAAYLDRLEGEIKEQEAVVAATLAELQNSQKELDQLKYQMDYLLSSGAREEAKSLLASTQSLVALEGWIETSQVASLRDFLQEGFGSRVLLETRDVTEKDWDDVPIQLRNNALVEPFELVTEMYALPKYYEKDPTPIVSLFYFVFFGMMVADIGYGLLLTVATGFALKAFKLKPGTAKNLRFFSLLGISVALWGVIYGSFFGFEMPFALISTTSNAMTILILSVVFGFVTVLVGLFLGGMKNVRLKDYTEAYNAGFAWVLILLGLMLLAVGNILPGMSLLVPIGKWLAILNAIGILIVSIVSAKKLSGLASGLFNLYNVSGYVGDLVSFTRLMALGLSGASIGSAFNLIVNLFPPLGRFTVGLVLFIVLHAINMFLSFLSGYVHGARLIFVEFFGKFYEGGGKPFRPLKPSERYIKTKK encoded by the coding sequence ATGGCCGTTAGTCAGATGAAAAAACTGTCCCTTATCTTGTCCAAAGATGACTTGGACAGTCTCCTACTAGCGCTACAGTCTGAGGCGAAAATCCAGATTTATGACCTCAGTGAGCAGGAAGAGTGGCAGGCTGCCTTTGAGGCAAATACCTTGTCTCAACCCTTGACAGAGGAAAATCGTCAAGTCTTGGTAGAGCTGCAAAAACGTCAAGAACAAGTTGAAAAAATGATTCAGACTCTGGAGCCCTACATACCTGAGAAAAAGGCCCTGCAAGCTCTGAAGGAAGAACCCTTAAGCTTGTCTTTTGATGACTTGCAGGCTCACGGGATGATTCGAGACGAGGAACTTCTATTGACCAAGTTGAAACGCCAATTGCGCGTGTTAGACAAGGCTCGCCAGAAGATTGCAGATGCAAAGGGAGAGATCGAACGCTTAGAAAAATGGCGACCGTTAGAGGTGACACCAACAGCCCTTGCTACCTTTCACTATGTGCATGGTTTGATTGGGACCATCCCTAATAGCGATACAGACGCTGTTCGTTCTTCTTTAAAAGCTCATCCTGAGCTGGAGTTAGAAGAAGTCTTTACGTCTGAAACCGAACACGGTTATGTCATCTTGTATCGCTCGGGAGATCGTGTAGCTGTTCAGGAGCTTCTGGAAGACCATGGGTTCAAAGAATTAGACTATGAAGAAGAGCAGGTCCCGGCCGCCTACTTGGATCGCCTAGAAGGGGAAATCAAAGAGCAAGAAGCTGTAGTTGCAGCAACCCTAGCCGAGTTGCAAAACTCCCAGAAGGAGCTGGACCAGCTCAAGTACCAGATGGATTACTTGCTGAGTTCGGGAGCTCGTGAGGAAGCCAAGTCGCTTCTTGCCAGCACGCAAAGCTTGGTAGCCCTAGAGGGTTGGATTGAAACCTCCCAAGTGGCCTCATTGCGAGACTTCTTGCAAGAAGGTTTTGGTTCTCGGGTCTTACTAGAGACACGCGATGTGACGGAAAAAGATTGGGATGACGTTCCGATCCAGTTGCGAAATAATGCCTTGGTAGAGCCTTTTGAATTAGTCACAGAGATGTACGCCCTACCTAAGTATTACGAGAAAGATCCGACACCGATCGTTTCTCTCTTCTACTTTGTTTTCTTTGGCATGATGGTCGCAGATATCGGTTATGGACTGTTGCTAACGGTAGCGACAGGCTTTGCCCTTAAAGCCTTTAAGCTCAAGCCTGGGACAGCGAAGAATCTTCGTTTCTTCAGTCTCCTCGGGATTTCAGTTGCCCTTTGGGGTGTGATCTATGGCTCTTTCTTTGGATTTGAGATGCCTTTTGCCCTGATCAGTACGACCAGCAACGCTATGACCATCCTGATCCTCTCAGTGGTTTTTGGTTTTGTCACTGTCTTAGTGGGCCTCTTCCTAGGAGGAATGAAAAATGTTCGCCTCAAAGACTACACGGAAGCCTATAATGCTGGCTTTGCTTGGGTCTTGATCCTACTTGGTTTAATGCTTCTAGCAGTAGGCAATATCTTGCCAGGGATGAGCCTTCTAGTTCCGATCGGCAAGTGGCTGGCTATTTTGAATGCCATTGGGATCTTGATTGTTTCCATTGTCAGTGCCAAGAAGCTATCCGGTTTAGCGTCTGGTCTCTTTAACCTCTACAATGTTAGTGGCTATGTTGGAGACTTGGTCAGCTTCACCCGTTTGATGGCCTTGGGCTTGTCTGGAGCCAGTATCGGTTCGGCCTTTAACCTCATTGTCAATCTCTTCCCACCGCTTGGACGGTTTACGGTAGGGCTTGTACTCTTTATCGTCCTACATGCCATTAACATGTTCCTGTCCTTCTTGTCGGGATATGTGCATGGAGCCCGTTTGATCTTTGTGGAGTTCTTCGGTAAGTTCTACGAAGGAGGAGGAAAGCCATTTCGACCTCTTAAACCTTCGGAACGCTATATTAAAACAAAAAAATAA